In the genome of Actinomadura graeca, one region contains:
- a CDS encoding type I polyketide synthase yields MESNGRSGSAPSGNGLQVGEEALRRYLIEQIAFRSRIPAAEVDPGRPLEEFGLASRDAVAVAGELERMLGRVLPATLVWDHPTIDGLAAALAGSPARPGLPASPGSSPAPAPARSPGPAPAGEPIAVIGVGCRFPGGDRDLTGPEDYWRFLTGRGDAIREVPDGRWDPFDDGSPEVGDLLARTTRLGGFLSDVAAFDARFFGIAPREAAVMDPQQRLVLEVAWEAFEHAGLAPASLRGSRTGVFVGVSAPEYAAFTASDPASLEPFTATGAALGIVANRLSYLLDLRGPSMIVDTACSSSLVSTHLAARALRAGEADVALAGGVNLLLSPAVTMTFDLAGGTAADGRCKPFDASADGMARAEGCGAVVLKRLADAVRDGDRVLAVVRGSGVNSDGRSNGLAAPNPEAQRALLREVYASAGVGAHGVDYVEAHGTGTFLGDPIEARAAGEVLGAGRPEGEPLLIGSAKSNLGHLESAAGAAGLIKAVLALHHRVIPPSAHYTEPNPHIPFDDLRLAVVTDNTPWPERGHPARAGVSGFGFGGTNAHVLLEEAPKARERPGGPAAVRTFPLSDVADDRVRDHAAVLAGWLPSRDDVALADVARTLHRRDGRGRARAAVAARDRAGLVAGLTALAEGRPHPGAVTGTALGAPRRPVFVFSGYGAQRAGMARLLLEEEPAFAEAVDDLDELFAAEGGPALWTILDEGRDPGDPAAAMSVIFAVQVGLARVWASYGVTPGAVIGHSMGEVAAAVVAGAIGVEDGVKVICRRSRLLARLVGGGAMAVLGASADEVAALTRDLPGVHAAVFASPGQTVVTGDAAQVAEAVARAEAEGRLARPVRAEGAGHSPQVDPLLPELRHRLADVGLDAGTPLAPGIALYTTALEDPRALLGGAVPLDAEYWAVNVRAPVRLTGAVTAAAEDGYRTFVEVNAHPLLAHAVRETLEGTGALVTHTLKRAPKGHDTDDTLTFHTRLAELAAHGHAVAGPADGQVVDVPPSPWRHERHWADLPPRSSALRDAHPLLGAHVELPGEDRHAWRADVGLAAQPWLRGATVHGLHALPAAAFAEMALAAGAAALGTGAVRVNSLWMERPLALADHTTVTTTFDEAAQRVEVHALTPAGTWTRLASADVGEDHRTPAAAGAGGVEVAGAERGSRHYRLHPEVFDRCLAVLCSEAAADGEVWLPETIGVLRVHGPTHRGGRVQAEIVHVGDEICGSVRLVGPDGQILAEADGIVLRRVRRHDVPVPLADKLVGLVWSENDLPATTPDGGGTWLLLSDEEDALASATAAGLEARGRRVIRHAPATWPPGHPEPGDPVDGVVLVPPADLVDETLVLTVAQVSRTLPDGPRLYVATRNALPVRDGEAGEPGHGFVSALTRVLAFERTAQKATHIDVDRPADLVEELLADADDREVAWRAGHRYAARLERAVLPAPEGRPRRLVRRGGAYVITGGYGGIGLVTARLLADCGAGRIVLSGRRGPGPAAEKVIAALREDGVDVAVVLGDIARPGTAERLVAAAREGGARLCGVVHGAGAADDRLIADLGAEDLHRVWTAKADGARRLSEATWNLDLDWFAAHTSAAALLGSPGQAAYAAANAAVDALAAYRRARGRPGTTINWGTWSQTGAAAKALAESAPAPARATRPTPAPTAVPVPAPVPAPETASAPALAGAAGTTPAPTAGAAAAGAARAVGAPAFAVIDAIGPAEGAEAFEALIVRGTSGVGVLRFDPATAVRLFPEIRGMPYFAALTDAAGGQDPGDWPGVEALGALDPAAARAMVMARIGERVAAVLGFDPRRLDHAAPLTDLGLDSLVAVRIKSGVEHDLGLTVPASLLLQGASVTALGEWAAAGLGLVATAPSATANAGAGYVMPRDAAERFAVRVFEDVLGLDRVGVTAGFFTDLGGRDHHADEVVARVVAETGGEVTRGRLFEVPTAEHVAAFIRDADEEAARRTVRPLRASGGRRPLFVAHPAGGTTACYRGLTVLLGDDQPVLGLERFEDAPSVEERAARYVRHLQETQPDGAFRLGGWSFGGVLAYETARRLTAAGRDVELVALFDAGLPLPVDDESDTLARRFAAFAGYVNETYGLDVALTYEELAGLDEEAQFALVMERAAPLVDHIPPAALAHQLTSHQDTRSLEAYDPGPYDGRVILYRAPEETPWAVKDARYALDGTNGFGGLCSDLEVIEIRGAHHLNLLDPPGVDVLAADLADRLAGRPEPAAAPAATPAVKPDASRSPAAPAR; encoded by the coding sequence ATGGAGAGCAACGGTCGTTCCGGGTCCGCCCCGTCCGGGAACGGCCTCCAGGTCGGCGAGGAGGCGCTCCGCCGGTACCTGATCGAGCAGATCGCGTTCCGCTCCCGGATCCCCGCCGCCGAGGTCGACCCCGGCCGTCCGCTGGAGGAGTTCGGCCTGGCCTCGCGGGACGCCGTCGCCGTCGCGGGCGAGCTGGAGCGGATGCTCGGCCGCGTCCTCCCGGCGACGCTCGTCTGGGACCACCCGACGATCGACGGCCTCGCGGCTGCGCTCGCCGGATCCCCCGCCCGTCCCGGCCTACCCGCGTCGCCCGGGTCCTCGCCCGCACCCGCGCCTGCGCGGTCGCCGGGGCCCGCCCCCGCCGGGGAGCCCATCGCCGTGATCGGCGTCGGCTGCCGCTTCCCCGGCGGTGACCGCGACCTCACCGGCCCCGAGGACTACTGGCGTTTCCTGACCGGACGCGGCGACGCGATCCGCGAGGTCCCCGACGGCCGCTGGGACCCCTTCGACGACGGCTCCCCCGAGGTCGGCGACCTGCTGGCGAGGACGACGCGCCTCGGCGGGTTCCTCTCCGACGTCGCCGCCTTCGACGCGCGGTTCTTCGGCATCGCCCCGCGCGAGGCCGCGGTCATGGACCCGCAGCAGCGCCTCGTCCTGGAGGTGGCGTGGGAGGCGTTCGAGCACGCGGGCCTCGCCCCGGCGTCGCTGCGCGGCAGCCGCACCGGGGTGTTCGTGGGCGTGTCGGCGCCGGAGTACGCGGCGTTCACCGCGTCCGACCCGGCCTCGCTGGAACCGTTCACGGCGACGGGCGCGGCGCTCGGCATCGTCGCGAACCGGCTGTCGTACCTGCTCGACCTGCGCGGCCCCAGCATGATCGTCGACACGGCGTGCTCGTCGTCGCTGGTCTCCACGCACCTCGCGGCGCGGGCGCTGCGCGCCGGGGAGGCGGACGTGGCGCTCGCGGGCGGCGTGAACCTGCTGCTGTCCCCGGCCGTCACGATGACGTTCGACCTCGCGGGCGGGACGGCGGCGGACGGGCGCTGCAAGCCGTTCGACGCGTCCGCGGACGGGATGGCCCGCGCGGAGGGCTGCGGCGCGGTCGTCCTGAAGCGGCTGGCGGACGCGGTGCGCGACGGCGACCGTGTCCTCGCCGTCGTCCGCGGCTCCGGGGTGAACTCCGACGGGCGCTCCAACGGCCTGGCCGCGCCGAACCCCGAGGCGCAGCGGGCGCTGCTCCGCGAGGTGTACGCGTCGGCGGGCGTCGGCGCGCACGGCGTCGACTACGTGGAGGCGCACGGGACCGGCACGTTCCTCGGCGACCCGATCGAGGCGAGGGCGGCCGGCGAGGTGCTGGGCGCGGGCCGTCCCGAGGGCGAGCCGCTGCTGATCGGCTCCGCCAAGTCCAACCTCGGGCACCTGGAGTCGGCCGCGGGCGCCGCCGGGCTGATCAAGGCCGTCCTGGCGCTGCACCACCGGGTGATCCCGCCGAGCGCGCACTACACGGAGCCCAACCCGCACATCCCGTTCGATGACCTGCGGCTCGCGGTCGTCACGGACAACACGCCCTGGCCGGAGCGAGGACATCCTGCGCGCGCAGGAGTGTCGGGTTTCGGATTCGGCGGGACGAACGCGCACGTCCTGCTGGAGGAGGCCCCGAAAGCGCGGGAACGTCCGGGCGGACCCGCCGCCGTCCGGACGTTCCCGCTGTCGGACGTCGCGGACGACCGCGTCCGCGACCACGCGGCGGTGCTGGCCGGGTGGCTGCCGTCCCGCGACGACGTCGCGCTCGCCGACGTGGCGCGCACCCTGCACCGGCGCGACGGACGCGGCCGGGCCCGCGCCGCCGTGGCCGCCCGTGACCGCGCCGGGCTCGTCGCGGGGCTGACCGCGCTCGCCGAGGGGCGCCCGCACCCGGGCGCCGTCACCGGCACCGCGCTCGGCGCGCCGCGCCGTCCCGTGTTCGTGTTCTCCGGGTACGGCGCCCAGCGGGCGGGCATGGCGCGGCTGCTCCTGGAGGAGGAGCCCGCGTTCGCCGAGGCCGTCGACGACCTGGACGAGCTGTTCGCCGCCGAGGGCGGCCCCGCCCTGTGGACGATCCTCGACGAGGGCCGCGATCCCGGCGATCCCGCCGCCGCGATGTCGGTGATCTTCGCGGTCCAGGTCGGGCTGGCCCGCGTGTGGGCGTCGTACGGGGTCACGCCCGGCGCGGTCATCGGCCATTCGATGGGCGAGGTCGCCGCCGCGGTCGTCGCCGGGGCGATCGGCGTCGAGGACGGCGTGAAGGTGATCTGCCGCCGCTCCCGCCTGCTGGCACGGCTCGTCGGAGGCGGCGCGATGGCGGTGCTCGGCGCGTCCGCGGACGAGGTCGCCGCCCTCACCCGCGACCTGCCCGGGGTGCACGCGGCGGTGTTCGCCTCGCCCGGGCAGACCGTCGTGACCGGCGACGCCGCGCAGGTCGCCGAGGCCGTCGCGCGGGCGGAGGCGGAGGGACGGCTCGCCCGTCCCGTCCGGGCCGAGGGCGCGGGCCACTCCCCGCAGGTCGATCCGCTGCTTCCCGAGTTGCGCCACCGGCTCGCCGACGTCGGTCTCGACGCGGGCACCCCGCTCGCCCCGGGTATCGCGCTGTACACCACCGCCTTGGAGGACCCGCGCGCGCTCCTGGGCGGGGCCGTCCCGCTGGACGCGGAGTACTGGGCGGTGAACGTCCGCGCGCCCGTCCGGCTGACCGGCGCGGTGACGGCGGCGGCCGAGGACGGGTACCGGACGTTCGTCGAGGTCAACGCCCATCCACTGCTCGCCCACGCGGTCAGGGAGACGCTGGAGGGCACCGGCGCCCTCGTCACGCACACGCTGAAGCGGGCGCCGAAGGGCCACGACACCGACGACACCCTCACCTTCCACACGCGCCTCGCCGAGCTGGCCGCGCACGGTCACGCGGTCGCCGGACCCGCGGACGGGCAGGTCGTGGACGTCCCGCCGTCGCCCTGGCGGCACGAGCGGCACTGGGCGGACTTGCCGCCCCGCTCGTCCGCCCTCCGCGACGCGCACCCGCTGCTCGGCGCGCACGTCGAGCTCCCCGGGGAGGACCGGCACGCCTGGCGAGCGGACGTGGGCCTCGCCGCCCAGCCGTGGTTGCGCGGTGCGACCGTCCACGGCCTGCACGCGCTGCCCGCCGCCGCGTTCGCGGAGATGGCCCTCGCCGCGGGCGCCGCCGCGCTCGGCACCGGCGCCGTCCGCGTCAACAGCCTGTGGATGGAGCGGCCGCTCGCGCTCGCCGACCACACGACCGTCACCACGACGTTCGACGAGGCCGCGCAGCGGGTCGAAGTCCACGCGCTCACCCCGGCGGGCACCTGGACGCGTCTGGCCAGCGCGGACGTCGGCGAGGACCACCGGACCCCGGCCGCCGCCGGTGCGGGCGGCGTGGAAGTAGCGGGCGCCGAGCGCGGCAGCCGCCACTACCGGTTGCACCCGGAGGTGTTCGACCGCTGCCTGGCGGTGCTGTGCTCCGAGGCGGCGGCCGACGGCGAGGTGTGGCTGCCGGAGACCATCGGCGTCCTCCGCGTGCACGGGCCGACGCACCGCGGCGGCCGCGTCCAAGCGGAGATCGTCCACGTCGGCGACGAAATATGCGGTTCCGTCCGGCTCGTCGGGCCGGACGGGCAGATCCTCGCCGAGGCGGACGGGATCGTCCTGCGCCGCGTCAGGCGGCACGACGTTCCGGTGCCGCTCGCCGACAAGCTCGTCGGGCTCGTCTGGTCGGAGAACGACCTCCCCGCCACGACACCGGACGGCGGAGGCACATGGCTGCTGCTCTCCGACGAGGAAGACGCGCTCGCCTCCGCGACCGCCGCCGGCCTGGAAGCGCGCGGACGCCGCGTGATCCGGCACGCGCCCGCGACATGGCCGCCCGGACACCCCGAGCCGGGCGACCCGGTCGACGGGGTGGTCCTGGTCCCGCCGGCCGACCTTGTGGACGAGACGCTTGTCCTCACTGTCGCCCAGGTGAGCCGCACCTTGCCCGACGGGCCCCGCCTCTACGTGGCGACCCGCAACGCGCTGCCCGTCCGCGACGGCGAGGCGGGAGAGCCCGGCCACGGGTTCGTCAGCGCGCTCACCCGCGTCCTGGCGTTCGAGCGGACCGCCCAGAAGGCCACCCACATCGACGTGGACCGCCCCGCCGACCTCGTCGAGGAGCTGCTGGCGGACGCCGACGACCGCGAAGTCGCCTGGCGCGCCGGCCACCGGTACGCGGCGCGGCTGGAGCGGGCCGTCCTGCCCGCCCCGGAGGGCAGGCCGCGGCGGCTCGTCCGGCGGGGCGGCGCCTATGTGATCACCGGCGGGTACGGCGGGATCGGGCTGGTCACGGCGCGGCTGCTCGCCGACTGCGGCGCCGGGCGGATCGTCCTGTCCGGACGGCGCGGCCCCGGCCCCGCCGCCGAGAAGGTGATCGCCGCGCTCCGCGAGGACGGCGTGGACGTCGCCGTCGTGCTCGGCGACATCGCCCGCCCCGGCACCGCGGAACGCCTGGTCGCGGCCGCGCGGGAGGGCGGCGCCCGGCTGTGCGGCGTCGTGCACGGCGCGGGGGCGGCCGACGACCGGCTGATCGCCGACCTCGGCGCCGAGGATCTCCACAGGGTGTGGACGGCGAAGGCCGACGGCGCGCGGCGGCTCAGCGAGGCCACCTGGAACCTCGACCTCGACTGGTTCGCCGCGCACACCTCCGCCGCCGCCCTGCTCGGCTCACCCGGCCAAGCCGCCTACGCCGCCGCGAACGCCGCGGTCGACGCCCTGGCCGCCTACCGCCGCGCCCGCGGGCGCCCCGGCACCACCATCAACTGGGGCACCTGGTCACAAACAGGCGCCGCCGCCAAAGCACTAGCCGAGTCGGCCCCCGCCCCCGCCCGCGCCACCAGACCAACACCCGCACCCACCGCCGTGCCCGTGCCCGCGCCCGTGCCCGCCCCCGAGACGGCGTCCGCACCCGCCCTCGCAGGCGCCGCCGGGACGACACCCGCACCCACCGCTGGCGCCGCCGCGGCCGGTGCCGCGCGCGCCGTCGGCGCGCCTGCCTTCGCCGTGATCGATGCGATCGGCCCGGCGGAGGGCGCCGAGGCTTTCGAAGCGCTGATCGTCCGCGGGACGTCCGGGGTGGGCGTGCTCCGGTTCGACCCGGCCACGGCCGTCCGCCTGTTTCCCGAGATCCGCGGAATGCCCTACTTCGCGGCGCTGACGGACGCGGCCGGAGGGCAGGACCCCGGCGACTGGCCCGGCGTCGAGGCGCTCGGCGCGCTCGACCCGGCCGCCGCCCGTGCGATGGTCATGGCACGGATCGGGGAACGGGTCGCCGCCGTCCTCGGCTTCGACCCCCGGCGCCTCGACCACGCGGCCCCGCTCACCGACCTCGGGCTGGACTCGCTGGTCGCCGTCCGGATCAAGAGCGGTGTCGAGCACGACCTCGGGCTGACCGTCCCCGCGTCCCTGCTGCTCCAGGGCGCGAGCGTGACCGCCCTCGGCGAGTGGGCCGCCGCCGGGCTGGGCCTTGTCGCCACCGCGCCGTCCGCCACCGCGAACGCCGGGGCCGGGTACGTGATGCCCCGCGACGCCGCCGAGCGTTTCGCCGTCCGCGTGTTCGAGGACGTCCTCGGACTCGACCGCGTCGGCGTCACCGCGGGCTTCTTCACCGACCTCGGCGGCCGCGACCACCACGCCGACGAGGTCGTCGCGCGGGTCGTCGCCGAGACCGGCGGGGAGGTGACCCGCGGCCGGTTGTTCGAGGTCCCCACCGCCGAGCACGTCGCCGCGTTCATCCGCGACGCCGACGAGGAGGCCGCGCGGCGGACCGTCCGCCCGCTGCGCGCCAGCGGCGGCCGCCGTCCGCTCTTCGTCGCGCACCCGGCGGGCGGCACCACCGCCTGCTACCGCGGGCTCACCGTCCTGCTGGGCGACGACCAGCCCGTCCTCGGCCTGGAGCGCTTCGAGGACGCCCCGTCCGTCGAGGAGCGCGCCGCCCGGTACGTCCGGCATCTCCAGGAGACGCAGCCCGACGGTGCGTTCCGGCTCGGCGGATGGTCGTTCGGCGGCGTCCTCGCCTACGAGACGGCACGGCGGCTCACCGCGGCGGGACGCGACGTCGAGCTCGTCGCGCTGTTCGACGCGGGCCTGCCGCTCCCCGTGGACGACGAGTCCGACACCCTCGCCCGCCGGTTCGCCGCTTTCGCCGGATACGTCAATGAGACGTACGGGCTGGACGTCGCGCTCACCTACGAGGAACTGGCCGGGCTGGACGAGGAGGCGCAGTTCGCGCTGGTCATGGAGCGGGCCGCGCCGCTGGTGGACCACATCCCCCCGGCCGCCCTCGCCCACCAGCTCACCTCCCACCAGGACACCAGGTCCCTGGAGGCGTACGACCCCGGCCCCTACGACGGCCGCGTCATCCTCTACCGCGCGCCCGAGGAGACCCCCTGGGCGGTGAAGGACGCACGGTACGCGCTCGACGGGACCAACGGATTCGGCGGACTCTGCTCCGACCTGGAAGTTATCGAGATCCGCGGGGCGCACCACCTGAACCTGCTCGACCCGCCGGGAGTGGACGTCCTCGCCGCCGACCTGGCCGACAGGCTCGCCGGACGCCCCGAACCCGCCGCAGCGCCCGCCGCCACACCCGCCGTCAAGCCCGACGCCTCCCGGAGCCCGGCCGCTCCGGCACGCTGA
- the ccrA gene encoding crotonyl-CoA carboxylase/reductase, whose amino-acid sequence MAHPGSSNALLDAVRSGASGPELLELDLPARYRAAYTLKDEVGIFEGHADKDVRRSLHVGEVEMPEPAPDECVVAVMSAAINFNTVWSAIFEPVPTFAFLERFGRRGPHGARHDLPYHVLGSDGAGVVVRTGSGVRRWKAGDKVVLSPAYMDEEDHGSYDDAMMSEDPLAWGFETNFGSLGDFCLVKANQLIRKPAHLTWEEAGASTLCAATAYRMLVGPHGARMKQGDVVLVWGATGGLGSYATQLVKNGGGIPVAVVSSDEKAALVRAQGCEHVINRNDLDLGEQGLRHPKAGRLLGEAIRRLVGEDPGIVFEYLGRETFGASVYVAKRGGRIVTCGSSTGYRHEYDNRFLWMRLKSIIGSHGFNYHEAVETNRLIALGMIHPTVSTVFPLDEAGEATRAVQTNRHVGKVAVLCAAAEEGQGVDDHALRDRLADRLHLYRR is encoded by the coding sequence ATGGCCCACCCCGGCTCGTCCAACGCCCTGCTCGACGCCGTCCGCTCCGGCGCGAGCGGTCCCGAGCTCCTGGAACTCGACCTTCCGGCCCGGTACCGCGCCGCGTACACCCTGAAGGACGAGGTCGGGATCTTCGAGGGGCACGCCGACAAGGACGTCCGGCGCTCCCTGCACGTCGGCGAGGTCGAGATGCCCGAGCCGGCGCCGGACGAGTGCGTCGTCGCGGTCATGTCCGCGGCGATCAACTTCAACACGGTGTGGTCGGCGATCTTCGAGCCCGTCCCCACCTTCGCGTTCCTGGAGAGGTTCGGCCGCCGGGGCCCGCACGGCGCCCGGCACGACCTGCCGTACCACGTCCTGGGCTCGGACGGCGCGGGCGTGGTCGTCCGCACCGGCTCCGGCGTCAGGAGGTGGAAGGCCGGTGACAAGGTCGTCCTGTCCCCGGCCTACATGGACGAGGAGGACCACGGCTCCTACGACGACGCCATGATGAGCGAGGACCCGCTCGCCTGGGGCTTCGAGACGAACTTCGGCTCGCTGGGCGACTTCTGCCTCGTCAAGGCGAACCAGCTCATCCGCAAGCCCGCGCACCTCACCTGGGAGGAGGCGGGCGCCAGCACCCTGTGCGCCGCCACCGCGTACCGGATGCTCGTCGGCCCCCACGGCGCCCGCATGAAGCAGGGCGACGTCGTGCTGGTGTGGGGCGCCACCGGCGGCCTCGGCTCGTACGCGACGCAACTGGTCAAGAACGGCGGCGGCATCCCCGTCGCCGTGGTCTCCTCGGACGAGAAGGCCGCGCTCGTCCGCGCGCAGGGCTGCGAGCACGTCATCAACCGCAACGACCTCGACCTCGGCGAGCAGGGACTCCGCCACCCCAAGGCCGGGCGCCTGCTCGGCGAGGCGATCCGCCGCCTCGTCGGCGAGGACCCCGGCATCGTGTTCGAATACCTCGGCCGCGAGACGTTCGGCGCGTCCGTCTACGTCGCCAAACGCGGCGGGAGGATCGTCACCTGCGGATCCTCGACGGGCTACAGGCACGAGTACGACAACCGCTTCCTCTGGATGCGCCTGAAGAGCATCATCGGCTCCCACGGCTTCAACTACCACGAGGCCGTCGAGACGAACCGGCTCATCGCCCTCGGCATGATCCACCCGACGGTCTCCACGGTCTTCCCGCTGGACGAGGCGGGCGAGGCGACCCGCGCCGTCCAGACGAACCGTCATGTGGGCAAGGTCGCCGTCCTCTGCGCCGCCGCCGAGGAGGGCCAGGGCGTCGACGACCACGCCCTCCGCGACCGCCTGGCCGACAGGCTCCACCTGTACCGGCGCTGA
- a CDS encoding VOC family protein, with translation MDITIHTTFLPHDDPDASLAFYRDVLGFEVRADVGQGKMRWITVGPPGQPGTSILLAPPATDPGITDDERRTIAEMMAKGTYGWILLATPNLDDTFEKVQAGDAEVVQEPTDQPWGARDCAFRDPAGNLIRIQEQR, from the coding sequence ATGGACATCACCATTCACACCACCTTCCTTCCGCACGACGACCCGGACGCCTCCCTGGCCTTCTACCGCGACGTCCTCGGCTTCGAGGTCCGCGCCGACGTCGGCCAGGGCAAGATGCGCTGGATCACGGTCGGCCCGCCCGGCCAGCCCGGTACGTCCATCCTCCTGGCGCCGCCCGCCACCGACCCCGGGATCACCGACGACGAGCGCCGCACCATCGCCGAGATGATGGCCAAGGGCACCTACGGCTGGATCCTGCTCGCCACCCCGAATCTCGACGACACCTTCGAGAAGGTCCAGGCCGGCGACGCCGAGGTCGTCCAGGAGCCGACGGACCAGCCCTGGGGCGCCCGCGACTGCGCCTTCCGCGACCCCGCGGGCAACCTGATCCGCATCCAGGAACAGCGCTGA
- a CDS encoding helix-turn-helix transcriptional regulator, which produces MCSPGWSRALTAAQRLNDLARLRRVRDRIDRDYAQPLDVEALARGVHMSAGHLSRQFRLAYGESPYSYLMTRRIERAMALLRRGDLSVTDVCFAVGCSSLGTFSTRFTELVGIPPSAYRRRTAGAGAEMPPCLAKQVTRPIRNQTPTPEPQPA; this is translated from the coding sequence ATGTGCAGTCCCGGCTGGTCACGCGCGCTCACCGCGGCGCAGCGCCTGAACGATCTCGCGCGGCTGCGCCGCGTCCGCGACCGGATCGACCGGGACTACGCACAGCCCCTGGACGTCGAGGCGCTCGCCCGTGGCGTGCACATGTCGGCGGGGCATCTCAGCCGCCAGTTCCGCCTCGCCTACGGCGAATCGCCGTACAGCTACCTGATGACGCGGCGCATCGAACGCGCCATGGCCCTGCTGCGCCGAGGTGACCTCAGCGTCACCGACGTGTGCTTCGCGGTCGGCTGCTCCTCGCTCGGCACGTTCAGCACCCGCTTCACCGAGCTGGTCGGCATCCCGCCCAGCGCCTACCGCCGCCGCACGGCAGGCGCTGGGGCGGAGATGCCCCCCTGCCTCGCGAAGCAGGTGACAAGACCCATCAGAAACCAGACACCAACCCCCGAACCACAACCAGCCTGA
- a CDS encoding SSI family serine proteinase inhibitor, translating into MPLATTRLLLCLSLLAGGAATVAAPASATASPSAPQTLIHLSVAPQSGRAGRTATLTCDPAGGTHKNAAAACAELAAVGGDIQLVPPKPHVSCLQIWIPVDATATGYWRGQPIKPYSETITNDGCAAIRHGHVLDF; encoded by the coding sequence ATGCCACTCGCCACGACTCGCTTACTTCTGTGTCTCTCCCTGCTGGCGGGCGGTGCCGCCACGGTGGCCGCCCCGGCATCCGCCACGGCCAGCCCGTCCGCACCGCAGACGCTGATCCACCTCAGCGTCGCTCCTCAGTCCGGTAGGGCAGGGCGCACCGCGACGCTTACCTGCGACCCGGCCGGGGGCACCCACAAGAACGCGGCGGCCGCCTGCGCCGAACTCGCCGCCGTCGGAGGGGACATCCAGCTCGTCCCCCCGAAGCCGCACGTCAGCTGCCTTCAGATCTGGATCCCCGTCGATGCCACCGCGACCGGATACTGGCGCGGCCAGCCGATCAAGCCCTACTCCGAGACCATCACGAACGACGGCTGCGCCGCGATCAGGCACGGCCACGTCCTCGACTTCTGA
- a CDS encoding helix-turn-helix domain-containing protein: MGSNKEPYEAPAIQAFGSEVTAWRTAAGLNKTEFAESLGYTPQWISQIESAKSIPSKEFAENLDTFFQTNGLFFRQWKRIVETRHLAVLPPGFAEYLEREAEADQLRVYQLMLVHGLLQTESYIRTVVGHDQDPDTAERLVAERLKRQEILTRQNAPRVWFTLDEGALRRAITGRDVMQEQLAHILALGELPNVSIDVVPQCPTYYPGLAGSFTMLGFVNGPDVAYTESAGQGILIQEPRIVGSFAVRYNSLRGDALRVEESRALITSVMEEYG, from the coding sequence ATGGGATCGAACAAGGAACCATACGAAGCCCCCGCAATTCAGGCGTTCGGCTCCGAAGTGACCGCCTGGCGTACGGCGGCCGGGCTCAACAAGACGGAGTTCGCCGAGAGCCTCGGATACACCCCCCAGTGGATCAGTCAGATCGAGTCCGCCAAGAGCATCCCGTCGAAGGAGTTCGCCGAGAACCTCGATACCTTCTTCCAGACCAACGGCCTCTTCTTCCGCCAGTGGAAGCGCATCGTCGAGACCCGCCACCTGGCCGTCCTCCCGCCCGGCTTCGCCGAGTACCTGGAGCGGGAAGCGGAGGCGGACCAGCTGCGGGTCTATCAGCTCATGCTCGTTCACGGCCTGCTTCAGACGGAAAGCTACATACGCACGGTCGTCGGACACGACCAAGACCCGGACACCGCCGAGCGCCTCGTCGCCGAACGCCTCAAGAGACAGGAAATCCTCACCCGTCAGAACGCGCCACGCGTCTGGTTCACCCTCGACGAGGGCGCCCTACGCCGCGCGATCACCGGACGGGACGTCATGCAGGAGCAGCTCGCACACATCCTCGCTTTGGGAGAGCTTCCCAACGTCTCGATCGATGTCGTACCGCAGTGCCCGACGTACTATCCCGGGCTAGCCGGGAGTTTCACCATGCTCGGCTTTGTCAACGGTCCAGATGTTGCGTACACCGAATCGGCGGGGCAGGGAATACTCATCCAGGAGCCACGGATTGTCGGTAGTTTCGCAGTACGGTACAACTCACTGCGAGGCGACGCGCTCCGTGTCGAGGAGTCGCGAGCCTTGATCACGAGCGTGATGGAGGAGTACGGATGA
- a CDS encoding DUF397 domain-containing protein, translated as MTRASAEAWRKASRSGHEGGQCVEVAEVGPVVAVRDSKDPDGPKLAFGAADWRAFTRRVRASAYDLT; from the coding sequence GTGACACGGGCGTCGGCCGAGGCGTGGCGCAAGGCCAGCCGCAGCGGGCACGAGGGTGGTCAGTGCGTCGAGGTGGCGGAGGTCGGGCCGGTCGTGGCCGTCCGGGACTCCAAGGACCCGGACGGGCCGAAGCTGGCCTTCGGGGCCGCCGACTGGCGCGCGTTCACGCGCCGCGTCAGGGCGAGCGCCTACGACCTGACCTGA